Below is a genomic region from Equus caballus isolate H_3958 breed thoroughbred chromosome X, TB-T2T, whole genome shotgun sequence.
ttgagctttgttttgAGATGCTGTTAAGTTGCtaggaaacagtttgatccttttgagTCTTGCTTTTAGGCTTTCTTAGGCAGAAACAAAGCAGTATTTAATGTATGGTTCATTTTTCCCTACTACTAAGGCAAGACCTGTTTTAGTACTCTGTTGTCTCCTGAATTATGAGATTTGCCATTCAGGCTCTTGGGAACAGGTACTGTTCCTGGCCCTGAGTACACTTTGAGGACGGTTCCCTGTAATCCATCTAGGTTGATATTTCCCTGGGCTTGGGTggtttcctcacacacatacccTGATTGGTACTCAAGTTAACACTTGAAGGGGACCGTCCAAAGATCTCTGGAGTTCTCTCTGTTTGCAGCCCTCTTTTCTACAGTCCTTGCCCTGCAAATTCAAGCCTCCTTGGCTTTCCCAGAGTCTCAGCTCTATCGTCTTAACTCAAGTTGACCATCAAGCTCTATGTGGGGTTCCCCTCCCTATGTTACAGCCAGGAAACTTTCTTCAGGTAGTAAGCTGAGACTCACCTTGCTTGTTTCTCATCTCCTAGGGATCACTGTCTTTCGCTGCCTGTTTTCCAGTGTCTTGAGAGTcattgtttcacttttttcttttttagccttttttagttgtttcaggaAGAAGGTAAATCTGGTCCCCATCCCTCCATCTTAGCCTGTACCATGGTTCCTTTAAGAATGCTATTTAGAAACCAAGGTCTGGGTGCTAGGCATACTTACTGCTACTagagtgtcattgcttctagactCTCAGTAGATAGAGCTAGGAAAAAgttgtatgtgtgcatgtgcacacactccgtgtccccccccaccccaagccatGAGTTCAAACCTGTAACTTCAATTCCATTCCTACACCTTAGGGTTCATTCTAGCATTCTCTCTTTGCACATTTACAGCTCTCTTCTTTGACATAGAGACAGCTTGCTCCTCCTGTCcataatatgtttatttattgcTCAATCagaaagtagtttcagaattgctaacctaTATCACTGTGAAAAACAAACTGCCatagactgaatgtctgtgtctccccctcccattcatatgtggaatcctaacccccaaagtgatggtatttgtAGGTATAGCCTTTGtgagatgattaggtcatgagagtggagcccccaTAAATGGGATTActgccttataagaagagacatgagagatgatcactctctccaccatgtgagggcacagcaaggAGGCatctgtctgcaagccaggaagagggcactCACCAGAAACAGAATCAGCTGGCACCTTGCTCTTAgacttcccagcttctagaattaagagaaataattttctgttgtttaaggcttctaatctatggtatttttgttatagcattCTGTATTGAGTAAGGCACAAACCTACTAACTGGAGATCAAAATTTGTTTAAACTTCTTTTTGTCTTCAGCCTGAGGTTATATACTCAAAATAATGTATTCAAAAGTTACTTGGgtttggtctttttttcctcccaccacctccatatggttatattatttatttgaatgacAATTAGGgtctttttcctgtttattttccattttagaatttttttaacccatactttttttctttttggagttacTGAAATATCAACATGGTTCCAAAAGTCAAAAGTCAGAACTATATAGTTTAGAGTTTGTTTTCTGTATAGTGAAATATGGATctatgtttatcttttcaaaaggcTATCCACCtgtcccaaaaccatttattaaaaagtttaacCTTTCTTGGTCCTGGGCCATCTTGGCAGCTGCTCTTGGTTGGGGGCCATCCTGCACCCAAGGCAGGAAGATGGTGGCcgcaaagaagatgaaaaaatcaTTGGAGTCAATCAACTCTAGGCTTCAACTCATTATGAAAAGTGGAAAGTACGTGCTGGGGTACCAGCAGAGCCTGAAAATGACCAGACAAGGCAAAGCGAAACTGGTCATCCTTGCAAACAACTGCCCAGCCTTGAGGAAATCTGAGATAGAGTACTATACCATGTTGGCCAAAACTGATGTCCATCACTACAGTGGCAATAATATTGAATTGAGCACAGCACGTGGAAAATACTACAGAGTATGCACACTGGCTATTATTgatccaggtgattctgatatcaTTAGAAGCATGCCAGAACAGACTGGTGAAAAGTAAATCatgcataatttttctttaataaaactggccaggggctggcccagtgacacagcgaTTAAGGTTCCACGTTCCAGTTTGGCGGccttggggttcactggttcggatcccaggtgtggacctatgcactgcttgtcaggccatgctgaggcggcatcccacgtatgaagtagagtaagatgagcacagatgttatctcagggccagtcttcctcagcaaaaagacaaggattggtggcagatattagttcagggctaatattcctcaaaaaattttttaaaaacactggctagagctttttttttaaaaacaaaagtttatctTCATCCCACTTATTTTAGATGCCACCTTTTATCATGTATGATAATTCACTATTTGCTtgaatctatttctggactttctattctatCTTGCAATCTATCTATTCATGTAGCAGcatcacattattttaattatagagACTTTATTGTACATTTTACTGTCTGCTAGGGCCAGTGCCcattgtcagttttctttttctgtgtttcccTGACTATTCTTACATGTTTAGTTTTCCACGTGAACTTTACTATCAACTTGGCTAGCTCCAGCTAAAAACTTTTTGGTATCTTTATTGTGAttgtgttaaatttataaattaatctataattaatccttttttttttgaggaagatcagccctgagctaacatctgctgccaatcctcctctttttgctgaggaagactggccctgagctaacatccgtgcccatcttcctctactttatatgtgggacgcctgccacagcatggcttgacaagcggtgccatgtctgcacccgggatctgacttggcgaacccctggccgccaaagcagaatgtgcgcacttaaccgctgtgccaccgggccggcccctataattaATCTTTTTGATGTTGCATTATCCCTTCCAAGAACACTGGATGTCTCCATTTGCTGTAGTCTacttttgtgtctttcaagaaagtTTTAAGTTTTTTAGAGCTAGCAGAATTCTCACCTTCATCCCCTTGAATGTCTATGACTTAAGGAGGAATGAAGACAGAAGACAGTTTAAAGGAACTAAAAGTCCCTTTGAGGTTTCACCAGAATGCACTTTACTAATCATAAGCTTTCTTATATTGTTAGAAAATAACCTCATGTACctcaccttatttttttttctttctgaagaaggATTAATAAGCTTTACTTTTGCAACTCTAGGAATATTTTGTCACcaaaaattaaagaacatttaaGCTGAGTAGAAGGTGTGGAGATAGAAAAATGAGTTAGACCACTTATTCTCAAACTTATAatgtattataatataatatattaacaGATTTCCTAGTATTGAATCAAGCTTGCCTTCCTGGAAAAATATCCTACTAGGTTGTCTTAATGTGGTATTGGGCTAtggttgctaatattttatttagtactTTTACATCAGTAATCATAAGTGATAACATATTAAGTGAATAACTTAGGCTCATCAAATGATATCATTAAGACAGTAAAAACTaggccagggagagagagaagatactTGGAATAGATATAGCTTACAAAGaccttgtatccagaatatattataATTCCTTCAAATTAATAAGAAAGTTATAGAAAAACAGGTAAGGACTTATACATGAGAGAATATTCAAAAGgccaataaacatttgaaaatgtccTCAACCTAATTAGTCACTGGGGAAATACAattaaatccacaatgagataccactacacacttaacggaatgacaaaaaaatgaaaaagtcagaaaatactAACTGTTAATGAAGCTGTTAAAGCCATGAAAAACCTCAAATACTGGTGGCAGGAATATGAATTTGTACAATTACTTGGGAAAACTGCGCAACATATTCTACTAAAGTGataacccagaaattccattcttACATATATACCCAAAAGATATGCAAGCTATATGTGCAACAGGAAGCAGTTTTCATAATAgttccaaactggaaacaactcaaatgcttAACAAGAGGAAAATTGGTAAATTAATTATGGTAAATTCTGACAGTGAAATATTACCCAGCACTAAAAAAGAACCATCAGTATACATCACAACATAATATATCAGACactatgttgagtgaaaaaagtcacACACAAAACTGTATTTACtgtattttcccatttatataaaattcaaaacagaatCATTAATCTGTATTGTTAGAAATCAGGGTAATGGTTACCTTTGGAATGGAGGGAGGGCGTAGCAATTGTGAGGAGCCAAAAAGAGGGCCTCTGGAAGGCTGGTAAGGTTCTATTTCTTGATATGTGTTGCAGTTTCATAGGAACATTCACTCTGAAAACTCATAGAGCTGATCTGTGTTTTGGTTGCGTGGGTATCTTGACTTTGTGAAAGTTGATTGCTCTGGACATTTATAGTGTCCTTTTCTAATTACAATTAGTGTACTTTTCTGTGTACTATACTTGAACTGAAAAGCTAAAATCAATCAACCAAACTAAATTTATGACAAAGTAGCTCTAGTATTTGTTAAAGCTCACACGTCAcaacaaatgtattaaaatactagttttgAAGTCGACAGTGAAGGgacattcaacaattatttaattGAGCACCAGGGGTACAGCAATAAAAGGGAAGCCTATGTTCAAGGATCTTACAATGTTAGTAGACAGAcaaaatattcaactatataaGTATTATGATAAAGGAAGTATAGGATCCCATTTAATTCCCAGAAGGAGTACTTAACTGGGGTGGTTTTGGGGGTTGAAGGGCATCAGAAAAGGATTCCTAAATTTGAGCTTAGTCTCCAAAAGTGTGTAGGCATTAGCCAGGttgtaaaaagagaaaggacactGGGCAGAGTCAGTCATATGAGTAGGAGAGAGCAGGGCTAGATAAACAGGTGAACCATGAAGGCTTCAGGTGTGGGGCTTTTTTCTGAGGGTGTTAGAGAGCAGGACCATTTTAGAAAGGCTAGAGCACAGATACCAAATTAGAGGGAAGACTGGAACACAATGGGTGggtgaaatggaaacaaaaattaaagggctttagaaaaataatgaaaatgaaaatactatcCCAGCATATATGGGATACATTTATAGAAGAGATAAGTTGAAATTCACAGCCTTAAGCACtttacagcaataaaaatgaaagaccAAAAATGTATTAATTAAATTCCAAATTCTAAATGCTAAGGTAAGGCacaagaaaataaccaaaataaaccaaataaccaaaataaaatataaggaaataatgaaagataaaagaaaattaatgaagtcGGGAGTAGGAACAAAACCcatcaaattaataaataaaaatgattgttttgggggaaattaacaaaataaacacCCCACTAGTCAACATAATCATGGGGCAAAAAGGAAGAAGCACAAACATACAAAATATGAAATGGCAAGAGGGAGACAACTACTGAAATAGAGGAGATTTAAAATACCATAACAAGCTGTCTGGGAGATAGATCTCtatgtaaataaatttgaaaacaagacaaaatagatAATTTCTTAGGAAAATACAATTTACCAAAACTGACCCATTAGGAAAGAAAGCATAAACAGATCAATTCCCATAGCAGGAACAGACAAATTTACTAAGGAACAACTTCTcacctccccccaaaaataaaaagcCCTGTTGCTTTCAAAGTGGAATCTTCAAAGAATACATAGCCTTCAATGCTACATACATTATACCAGAGCCTagagatcaaaatgaaaagacaacccaccaaatgggagaaaatatttgcaaatcatatatctgataaggggttaatctccataatatataaagaactcacacaaatgaagtacaaaaaaacaacctaatcaaaaagtgggcagaagatatgaatggacatttttccaaagaagatatacagatggccaataggcacatgaaaagatgctcaacattactaatcatcagagaaatgcaaatcaaaactacactaagatatcaccttatgcccattagaatggctataataagcaagacaaaaaataaatgttggagaggttgtggagaaaggggaaccctcatacactgctggggggaatgcgaactggtgcagccactatggaaaacagtatggagattcctcaaaaaactaaacgtagaaataccatatgacccagcgatcccactactgggtatttatccaaagaacttgaaatcaatgatccaaagagatttatgcacccctgtgttcattgcagcattattcacaatagccaagacatggaagcaacccaagtcctcattgactgatgattggataaagaagatgtgatatatatgtacaatggaatactactcagccataaaaaaagacagaattgtcCTATTCACAACctcatggatggaccttgagggcattatgttaaggaaaataacccagacagagaaagacaaacattgtatgatttcgctgatatgtggaatataaacaaacttatggacagagaacaaattagtggttaccagggggaaggtggGTGGACGGTGAgcataaggggtgaaggggcacacttgtatggtgtatgacaaatattaatgtacaactgaaatttcacaatgttataagctattacgaccacaataaaaaaaaagaatacattgtCCTCAATGCTTCTGCATATTTCAGTTTGCCACCTCATGTGATTGTTACAAGTCCCAGTTGCATTCCTCTTACCCCAGCAAAGTTCATCTGTGTGTGGCAGTCCCC
It encodes:
- the LOC100062279 gene encoding large ribosomal subunit protein eL30-like, translating into MFIFSKGYPPVPKPFIKKFNLSWSWAILAAALGWGPSCTQGRKMVAAKKMKKSLESINSRLQLIMKSGKYVLGYQQSLKMTRQGKAKLVILANNCPALRKSEIEYYTMLAKTDVHHYSGNNIELSTARGKYYRVCTLAIIDPGDSDIIRSMPEQTGEK